A region of Deinococcus rubellus DNA encodes the following proteins:
- a CDS encoding IS5 family transposase, whose amino-acid sequence MESTPTALLSGLYGSRALQRLGGTWLSQTGVGGDPRGIWRGTRHRLGVASRRREHCQSAVGKKGASGAEEATGSNPTDRGKAGCKRTLLTDAKGIPLAVVLCGANRHDSQKLKDVLEAVVTVVPQPQIEEQRHLLLDRGYDTPTCRTLACDAGFVVHIPKKASKETPLPAPTDPDRHPPRRWVVEVGHAWFNRFRRLQTRWEKRQALYLGFVELAACLIIWRKLAPLVT is encoded by the coding sequence ATGGAGTCAACTCCCACGGCGCTACTCTCCGGTCTCTACGGCTCACGAGCGCTTCAGCGCTTGGGTGGAACATGGCTGTCTCAGACGGGCGTGGGCGGTGATCCTCGAGGAATATGGCGAGGAACTCGGCATCGATTGGGAGTGGCAAGCCGCAGACGGGAGCATTGTCAAAGCGCCGTTGGGAAAAAGGGGGCCTCCGGTGCCGAGGAAGCCACGGGGAGCAATCCAACTGACCGAGGCAAAGCTGGTTGTAAACGCACTCTCCTGACGGATGCCAAAGGTATTCCGTTAGCGGTCGTGCTGTGTGGGGCCAACCGCCATGACAGTCAGAAACTCAAAGACGTGCTGGAGGCCGTTGTCACCGTTGTTCCTCAACCGCAGATTGAGGAACAACGCCATCTCCTTCTTGACCGTGGATACGACACGCCGACGTGTCGCACCTTAGCCTGCGATGCGGGCTTCGTCGTGCATATTCCGAAAAAAGCGTCAAAGGAAACACCGCTTCCTGCGCCAACAGACCCAGATCGCCATCCGCCAAGACGTTGGGTGGTGGAAGTTGGGCACGCTTGGTTCAATCGGTTCAGACGGCTCCAGACCCGCTGGGAAAAGCGTCAAGCGCTGTATCTGGGATTTGTCGAGTTGGCTGCCTGCCTCATCATCTGGCGAAAACTGGCCCCGCTCGTCACCTGA
- a CDS encoding glycoside hydrolase family 19 protein, producing the protein MITTASILTLAPAHPTAQVTAAKLQNAAVLFGITDPRSQAALLANCFVESGLVAVRENLYYTTPSRLAAVYPSKFAPGAGHDPAQYVRNPQALANLVYAYRLGNGSPESGDSWNFRGGCYPQLTGRANFAAAERLIGQPLTDQPALIDQIGISALVACAYWSRMSSANACAVRGDIVGTRRAVNGAAMLGLNDMLAAYRKVLPKVAI; encoded by the coding sequence ATGATCACCACCGCCTCGATCCTCACCCTCGCCCCTGCCCATCCCACTGCCCAGGTGACCGCCGCGAAGCTCCAGAACGCGGCGGTTCTCTTTGGCATCACCGACCCCAGAAGTCAGGCGGCGCTGCTGGCAAACTGCTTCGTCGAGAGCGGGCTGGTGGCGGTGCGGGAGAACCTCTACTACACGACCCCATCGCGCCTGGCTGCCGTTTACCCGTCCAAATTCGCACCGGGGGCTGGCCACGATCCGGCCCAGTACGTCCGCAACCCGCAGGCGCTGGCGAATCTGGTGTACGCCTACCGGCTGGGCAACGGCTCTCCGGAGAGTGGCGACAGCTGGAACTTTCGGGGTGGCTGCTACCCGCAGCTCACGGGCCGCGCCAACTTCGCGGCAGCTGAGCGCCTGATCGGCCAGCCGCTGACCGATCAGCCTGCCCTGATCGACCAGATCGGCATTTCCGCTTTGGTGGCATGTGCCTACTGGAGCCGCATGAGCAGCGCCAACGCCTGCGCCGTGCGGGGCGACATCGTGGGCACCCGCCGGGCCGTGAACGGCGCGGCCATGCTGGGCCTGAATGACATGCTGGCGGCCTACCGCAAGGTGCTGCCGAAGGTGGCCATATGA
- a CDS encoding SDR family oxidoreductase, producing MKTVLITGANKSIGYETARQLLQQGYSVYLGSRDLENGQEAVEKLKAEGLNQVEAIQIDVGNSDSVNAARATLGQKIQSLDVLINNAGISGGMPQAALTASIEQFQNVFDINLFGVIRVTQAFIDLLRNSPEPRIVNVSSSQGSLTLASDPANQYYHHKGAVYQPSKSALNMYTIALAYELRGLPFKVNAVDPGFVATDFNNQRGTGTVQEAGTRIAKYAMIGADGPTGKFISEEYNLETGEVPW from the coding sequence ATGAAAACAGTTTTGATTACCGGAGCCAACAAGAGCATCGGCTATGAAACCGCCCGCCAACTGCTGCAACAGGGGTATTCCGTTTACCTGGGCAGCCGCGATCTGGAGAACGGTCAGGAAGCCGTGGAGAAACTCAAGGCCGAAGGGCTGAACCAGGTGGAGGCCATCCAGATCGACGTTGGCAACTCAGATTCGGTCAACGCCGCCCGTGCGACACTCGGCCAGAAGATTCAGAGCCTGGACGTGCTGATCAACAACGCCGGGATCAGCGGCGGGATGCCGCAAGCTGCCCTCACGGCCAGCATCGAGCAATTTCAAAACGTCTTTGACATCAATCTATTCGGCGTGATCCGCGTGACCCAGGCGTTTATTGATCTGCTGCGAAATTCACCCGAACCGCGCATTGTCAATGTCTCATCCAGTCAGGGTTCGCTGACGCTAGCAAGTGACCCCGCCAATCAGTATTACCACCATAAGGGTGCGGTGTATCAGCCGTCCAAATCGGCCCTGAACATGTACACCATCGCCCTGGCCTATGAGCTGCGCGGGCTGCCTTTCAAGGTCAACGCGGTGGACCCCGGTTTTGTCGCCACCGATTTCAACAACCAGCGTGGCACGGGAACAGTCCAGGAAGCCGGGACGCGGATCGCCAAATACGCCATGATCGGTGCCGACGGGCCGACGGGGAAATTTATCAGTGAGGAATACAACCTGGAAACGGGTGAGGTTCCCTGGTAA
- a CDS encoding TetR/AcrR family transcriptional regulator, which produces MTESSQHPEKTTLPKRADARRNEQMLLDAAAALFVTSGVEVPVREIAARAGVGTGTIYRHFPTRADLIIAVYRHQVDACAEAGPALMASHISPHAALEAWINLFVDFLVTKHGLAAAMHADRTGFDALHAYFLACLVPVCAELLSAAADAGEIRGDIQALELMRGVGNLCIGAADDPHYDARRLVHLLIAGLRQRSSPLA; this is translated from the coding sequence GTGACTGAGAGCAGTCAACACCCAGAGAAAACGACCCTACCCAAGCGGGCCGATGCCCGGCGCAACGAGCAAATGCTGCTTGACGCTGCTGCTGCGCTGTTCGTGACTTCCGGAGTCGAGGTGCCGGTGCGCGAGATTGCGGCCAGGGCAGGCGTCGGCACCGGCACGATCTATCGTCATTTCCCGACGCGGGCCGACTTGATCATCGCGGTGTATCGGCATCAGGTGGACGCCTGCGCCGAGGCTGGGCCAGCCCTCATGGCGAGCCATATTAGTCCACACGCAGCGCTGGAAGCATGGATCAATCTGTTTGTGGATTTTCTGGTTACCAAACATGGCCTCGCGGCTGCCATGCACGCTGACCGCACTGGCTTCGATGCGCTCCACGCCTATTTTCTGGCTTGCCTGGTACCAGTCTGTGCGGAGTTGCTGAGCGCGGCTGCCGATGCAGGCGAGATTCGCGGCGACATTCAGGCGCTGGAGCTAATGCGCGGCGTGGGCAATCTGTGCATCGGCGCAGCCGACGATCCCCACTACGACGCCCGCCGCCTTGTCCACCTGCTGATCGCTGGCCTGCGCCAGCGGTCAAGTCCACTTGCCTGA
- a CDS encoding lysozyme inhibitor LprI family protein gives MSQAQNKCEGDLTDFDAVYCYQKVFVQADKDLNTVYGKLMAALPGSAKNTLRTLQRTWIKNRDASSVIERDGFKYVSVDHATEMTVARGNELNDRLRECLSSGCRVALLR, from the coding sequence ATGTCGCAGGCACAGAACAAATGCGAGGGCGATTTGACTGATTTCGATGCCGTCTATTGCTACCAGAAGGTCTTCGTGCAGGCAGACAAAGACCTGAACACCGTCTACGGCAAACTGATGGCTGCCTTGCCGGGCAGCGCGAAGAATACCTTGCGGACGCTACAGCGCACCTGGATCAAGAATCGGGATGCAAGCAGTGTGATCGAGCGTGATGGCTTCAAATATGTCTCAGTTGACCATGCCACCGAGATGACTGTCGCGCGCGGCAACGAGTTAAATGATCGCCTCCGTGAATGCCTAAGCTCTGGATGCCGAGTGGCATTGCTGCGCTAA
- a CDS encoding rhodanese-like domain-containing protein, with protein sequence MRPLFALLILSLGSATAASGMLTPQELATALKHKSFTLINVHVPFEGAIPGTNAFIPFDAIKGSALLPRNHAAQIVLYCRSGRMSAIARATLKTLGYSNVRELQGGFDAWKQAGFPLILTQR encoded by the coding sequence ATGCGTCCTCTCTTTGCTCTGCTCATTCTGAGTCTGGGATCAGCCACAGCGGCTTCCGGTATGCTCACGCCCCAGGAACTGGCGACTGCGCTCAAGCACAAGTCGTTTACCTTGATCAATGTGCATGTGCCCTTCGAGGGTGCAATCCCAGGGACGAACGCCTTCATTCCCTTCGACGCAATCAAGGGCAGCGCCTTGTTGCCACGCAATCATGCGGCCCAGATCGTCCTGTACTGCCGTTCTGGGCGGATGAGCGCGATTGCCCGCGCCACCCTGAAGACACTGGGCTACTCGAACGTGCGCGAGTTACAGGGCGGCTTCGACGCCTGGAAACAGGCGGGCTTTCCGCTCATCCTCACCCAGCGCTGA
- a CDS encoding TetR/AcrR family transcriptional regulator, with the protein MTEKSLEVRERIVQATAALLAQGGREAASTRAVSAAAGVQPPAIYRQFGDMQGLFSAVARETFAAYVRQKYADRATADPLEDLRRGWDTHVAFGIANPAVYLLMYTSGADPSALRDGQAILSQLVSRLAQAGRLRVSVAHATHLIAAAGEGVTLSLIRTPSEARDPSLSASMFEAVLRTIITDQSQDGVSETCSVSDQVAARAVALQAVLPEGPAVLSVGERQLMGEWLERLAKTGLILSAES; encoded by the coding sequence ATGACTGAGAAGAGCTTGGAGGTGCGTGAACGCATTGTTCAGGCCACCGCTGCACTCTTGGCTCAGGGCGGACGAGAAGCGGCGTCCACCCGCGCCGTCAGTGCCGCCGCCGGAGTTCAGCCCCCCGCCATCTACCGACAATTCGGCGACATGCAAGGGCTGTTCAGTGCGGTGGCCCGGGAGACCTTCGCGGCGTATGTCCGGCAAAAATACGCTGACAGGGCGACGGCTGACCCCCTGGAGGACTTACGACGCGGCTGGGACACCCACGTGGCATTTGGGATAGCGAATCCAGCGGTGTATCTCTTGATGTATACCTCCGGAGCGGATCCTTCTGCGCTTCGTGACGGTCAGGCAATCTTGTCTCAATTGGTGAGTCGCTTGGCTCAGGCGGGACGGCTGCGGGTCAGTGTCGCCCACGCCACACACCTGATTGCCGCTGCTGGAGAAGGCGTGACGCTCTCGCTCATTCGCACCCCATCGGAGGCAAGAGATCCCTCCCTCTCAGCGTCGATGTTCGAAGCGGTACTGAGGACAATCATCACGGATCAATCTCAGGACGGGGTTTCTGAAACCTGCTCTGTTTCAGACCAGGTGGCTGCCCGCGCCGTTGCTCTTCAAGCTGTTCTTCCTGAGGGTCCAGCAGTCCTCTCGGTGGGCGAGCGGCAGCTGATGGGTGAGTGGCTGGAGCGATTGGCGAAGACAGGCCTCATACTCTCTGCTGAATCCTAA
- a CDS encoding SDR family oxidoreductase has product MIIVTGATGQLGRIIVQQLVKRVSPDQIGVSVRNPSKAADLTALGVRVRQGDFSDPASLPHAFEGVTQLLLVSSNARAQGGDPLAQHAAVIDAARTAGARRIVYTSQISTSPTSAFGPGVDHAATEKLLSESGQAWTSLRNGFYASTALGMMSKAFETGVMATPVDGKIAWTAHADLGEGAAVILVNEGQYDGPTPPLTGSQALDFTDLTAIASDILGRSIRHETFPDDELAAKMGIPAGAARFSLGLYVASRANEFGPANPALEQLLGRAPITMRELMAQTLNR; this is encoded by the coding sequence ATGATCATCGTTACTGGAGCCACCGGACAACTTGGCCGAATCATCGTTCAGCAGCTCGTCAAACGCGTTTCTCCTGACCAGATCGGCGTCAGTGTGCGCAACCCCAGTAAGGCCGCTGACCTGACCGCCCTCGGCGTGCGGGTGCGGCAGGGCGACTTCAGCGATCCCGCCAGCCTACCGCACGCTTTTGAAGGCGTAACACAGCTGTTGCTGGTGTCCTCCAACGCGCGGGCACAGGGCGGCGACCCCTTAGCTCAGCACGCGGCGGTTATCGACGCGGCCCGCACGGCTGGGGCGCGGCGGATCGTCTACACCAGTCAGATTTCTACCAGCCCCACCTCGGCTTTCGGGCCGGGTGTAGACCACGCCGCCACCGAGAAGCTGCTGAGTGAATCGGGCCAGGCCTGGACTTCACTTCGCAACGGCTTTTACGCCTCGACGGCGCTGGGTATGATGAGCAAAGCGTTCGAGACGGGCGTGATGGCGACGCCGGTGGACGGCAAGATCGCCTGGACGGCGCATGCTGACCTTGGGGAAGGCGCGGCGGTCATCCTGGTGAACGAGGGCCAGTACGACGGCCCCACACCACCGCTGACCGGCTCACAGGCGCTTGATTTCACTGATCTGACGGCGATCGCCTCAGACATTTTGGGGAGGTCCATTCGGCATGAGACCTTCCCTGACGACGAACTGGCCGCCAAAATGGGTATTCCGGCGGGTGCAGCCAGATTCAGCCTGGGCCTGTATGTCGCCAGCCGCGCCAATGAATTTGGCCCCGCCAACCCGGCATTGGAGCAACTCCTGGGGCGTGCGCCGATCACCATGCGCGAGTTAATGGCTCAGACACTGAACCGTTGA
- a CDS encoding HD-GYP domain-containing protein — translation MSTLPTVLPDSRDLTAHNVLALIRVALEAPDLGSGVVPTLNELIDHTAAVGAAYFQATTEDASAPLIYQVRAAAGELPDTPGMQAIAAHGLPADTPLMRALLARRTPMFFDDTAAQPQTAGFPELGVLSLAAAPVVGKRGELLGAFLMHTFVPHAWSEAEVQLFSSVAGIIAALIVRLAAEEQANATREAALRALGLALEARDRETQGHTDRVTQMALQLAEQLELDETETQALRWGAYLHDIGKIAIADAVLHKPGKLSEEEFTLMQTHVVFGHQFASALGFLPSEALAVVLQHHERWDAQGYPAKVGGEEIHLLARILRCATCTTP, via the coding sequence GTGTCCACCCTGCCCACTGTGCTCCCCGACAGCCGAGATTTGACAGCCCACAACGTTCTGGCATTGATCCGGGTGGCCCTTGAAGCGCCCGATCTGGGATCGGGCGTGGTGCCCACCCTCAACGAACTGATCGACCACACCGCCGCTGTGGGTGCGGCGTACTTCCAGGCCACCACCGAAGACGCCTCTGCTCCCCTGATCTATCAAGTGCGCGCAGCCGCTGGTGAGCTGCCGGACACGCCTGGAATGCAGGCCATTGCCGCCCATGGTCTCCCCGCCGACACCCCACTGATGCGCGCCCTGTTGGCGCGCCGCACCCCGATGTTCTTCGACGACACCGCCGCTCAGCCCCAGACCGCCGGGTTTCCTGAGCTGGGTGTGCTCAGCCTGGCTGCCGCGCCGGTCGTGGGCAAACGGGGTGAGTTGCTGGGTGCCTTTCTGATGCATACCTTCGTGCCTCACGCCTGGAGCGAAGCGGAAGTGCAGCTGTTCAGCAGCGTGGCGGGCATCATCGCTGCACTGATCGTTCGACTGGCGGCGGAAGAGCAGGCGAACGCTACGCGCGAAGCGGCGCTGCGGGCGCTGGGTCTGGCCCTTGAAGCACGCGACCGTGAAACCCAGGGCCATACGGACCGGGTGACCCAGATGGCCCTTCAACTGGCCGAGCAACTTGAGCTTGACGAGACTGAAACTCAGGCACTGCGCTGGGGCGCGTACCTGCACGACATCGGGAAGATCGCCATTGCCGATGCGGTTTTGCATAAGCCCGGCAAGCTGAGCGAGGAAGAATTCACGCTGATGCAGACCCACGTCGTCTTCGGCCACCAGTTTGCCAGCGCGTTGGGTTTTCTGCCGTCCGAGGCGCTGGCCGTGGTCTTGCAACACCATGAGCGCTGGGATGCTCAGGGCTATCCAGCGAAGGTGGGCGGCGAGGAGATTCACCTGCTGGCCCGAATTTTGCGCTGTGCGACGTGTACGACGCCCTGA
- a CDS encoding DUF2726 domain-containing protein: protein MERGPYRPVLGIGLDEASHDNDKQQYRDAVKDTLFASARLPLIRLDAQQRHQPAELRAIIQGHVAAATH from the coding sequence GTGGAGCGCGGGCCCTACCGGCCAGTGCTGGGGATCGGGCTGGACGAAGCTTCGCACGACAACGATAAGCAGCAGTACCGCGACGCTGTCAAAGACACCCTGTTCGCCAGCGCCCGGCTGCCGCTGATCCGCCTGGACGCCCAACAGCGTCACCAGCCCGCTGAGCTGCGCGCGATTATCCAAGGCCATGTCGCGGCAGCAACTCACTGA
- a CDS encoding pilus assembly PilX N-terminal domain-containing protein — MKKYKDQGIAVVSVLIMMVVLMAILTAYFTLTLSELKTGRYSLAAQQGFYAAEGGLNLRAELVRATFVGYQRPVGNSPTVPGPSNPTGPLPCTGSNLGSGDFICTPYTIGGRTVRTYVTDITKYVAGQPETGTVQPGDVYVGLNYQQYAYRVQSDAYNTKTGEKEASLFMNFQSRLVPLFQFAAFYTNDLEFHPGPPMTLNGRVHTNANLFLNSGAPLTINGKTTAGQSIYRFGKDGRSCDTAGSVVISSVTMPCKGASRDLVNDKITGSLLTPFNKNVLDQQQALTVPTISSLRPDPANELWSKADLRIVAYKNGSTFSLQVVNADKSINYPATLRLAACNPAPSPSVPIPSQAVAVKVGGLYDGREQKSMTVIEVDQKKLMDCIAGGGFTNGDNLPLTIDDATGGGLVWNFSFGDSNAAQDANINGTTAFPTAYGVKIINADALGTSSGATAIKGLTIVSNQQVYIKGNYNTINKKPAAVLADAVNVLSSAVNEPLTATISTGKAVPTTVNAAFLSGIDVTTSSNYNGGLQNYIRFHENWDTVSMTYLGSFVSLGTSLHTQGKQSGTGVAGYYNAPNRNWGYDTDFNNATNLPPLTPRFVYLRQLLFARSW; from the coding sequence ATGAAAAAATATAAAGACCAGGGCATCGCGGTTGTTAGCGTACTGATCATGATGGTGGTATTGATGGCTATTCTCACGGCTTACTTCACACTGACCCTGAGTGAGCTGAAAACTGGCCGCTACAGTCTGGCAGCCCAGCAGGGATTCTACGCTGCTGAAGGTGGATTGAATCTGCGGGCCGAACTGGTTCGTGCCACATTTGTTGGGTACCAGCGTCCAGTAGGCAACAGCCCGACCGTCCCAGGTCCAAGCAACCCTACCGGCCCGTTACCATGTACTGGGAGCAACTTAGGAAGTGGGGATTTTATTTGTACCCCCTATACGATTGGTGGACGCACAGTCAGAACTTACGTCACTGATATTACTAAGTACGTTGCGGGTCAGCCGGAAACTGGCACTGTCCAGCCAGGTGACGTTTATGTAGGCCTTAATTACCAACAATACGCTTATCGGGTTCAGAGCGATGCCTATAATACTAAGACTGGTGAAAAGGAAGCATCTCTTTTTATGAACTTCCAATCGCGATTGGTACCTCTTTTTCAGTTTGCCGCATTTTACACGAATGATCTGGAATTTCACCCTGGACCGCCGATGACATTGAATGGACGAGTACACACCAATGCTAATCTTTTTCTGAATTCTGGTGCCCCACTCACAATCAATGGTAAAACGACAGCAGGGCAGAGTATCTATCGCTTTGGCAAAGATGGACGCTCTTGTGATACAGCTGGCAGTGTCGTCATCTCTTCGGTGACTATGCCATGCAAAGGTGCAAGCAGAGATCTTGTTAATGATAAAATAACCGGCTCTCTTTTGACTCCATTCAACAAGAATGTACTCGATCAGCAGCAGGCACTTACTGTACCAACAATTAGTAGCTTGAGGCCGGATCCGGCCAACGAATTATGGTCAAAGGCCGATCTGCGGATTGTGGCTTATAAGAATGGTAGTACCTTTAGTCTCCAAGTCGTTAATGCCGATAAGTCAATTAATTACCCGGCTACATTGAGATTGGCGGCCTGCAATCCAGCTCCAAGTCCGTCAGTGCCAATTCCAAGCCAAGCAGTAGCAGTCAAAGTCGGCGGTCTGTATGATGGCCGTGAACAAAAATCTATGACTGTGATTGAAGTGGATCAGAAGAAGCTGATGGACTGCATTGCTGGGGGTGGCTTTACCAATGGAGACAATCTTCCGCTCACTATTGATGATGCTACTGGCGGTGGCCTCGTCTGGAACTTCAGCTTCGGCGATAGTAATGCAGCACAAGACGCCAACATCAATGGGACCACTGCATTTCCAACAGCTTACGGCGTGAAGATCATTAATGCCGATGCACTTGGGACGAGCAGCGGAGCGACGGCAATTAAAGGACTGACCATTGTTAGTAATCAGCAAGTCTATATCAAAGGAAATTACAATACGATTAATAAAAAGCCTGCTGCTGTCTTGGCCGATGCTGTAAATGTGCTAAGCAGTGCTGTCAATGAACCACTGACAGCCACTATCAGTACTGGTAAAGCAGTGCCAACAACTGTCAACGCGGCTTTTCTCAGTGGTATCGATGTTACTACCAGTAGCAATTATAACGGTGGTCTTCAGAATTATATTCGGTTCCACGAAAACTGGGATACAGTCAGCATGACTTATTTGGGGAGCTTTGTGAGTCTTGGTACAAGCCTTCATACTCAGGGTAAGCAAAGCGGCACGGGTGTAGCCGGATACTACAATGCTCCTAACCGTAATTGGGGTTACGACACCGATTTCAATAATGCCACCAACTTGCCACCGCTAACGCCCAGATTCGTTTATCTCAGGCAGCTTTTGTTCGCCCGCTCCTGGTAA
- a CDS encoding type IV pilus modification PilV family protein has product MSLIEVLVAILIIGIVLSFVTSGLLSNATLNNQNELRSAAAVAVRRVLDNTRAIDPSTLPGIGAASGVESVTVNNRTFTVYTDYCLQPLYCTTNARSIRVRARFGAGATTDLVSTDTVFTSVSSQSAAGS; this is encoded by the coding sequence ATGTCCTTGATTGAAGTACTGGTGGCCATCTTAATTATCGGCATCGTGTTGAGCTTCGTGACGAGTGGTCTGCTGAGTAATGCGACCCTCAACAACCAGAATGAATTGAGGAGTGCCGCAGCCGTCGCGGTGCGCCGGGTGCTCGACAATACCCGCGCCATCGATCCGAGTACCTTGCCTGGCATTGGCGCGGCAAGCGGTGTCGAGTCTGTGACCGTCAACAACCGGACGTTCACGGTGTATACCGATTACTGCTTGCAGCCACTTTACTGCACCACCAACGCCCGCAGTATCCGGGTACGTGCCCGTTTTGGCGCAGGTGCCACCACCGATCTGGTCAGCACCGACACTGTATTCACCAGCGTCAGTAGCCAGAGCGCGGCGGGAAGCTGA
- a CDS encoding pilus assembly FimT family protein gives MTFAVHKNQGYTIFELLIVMAILGVLFSFGVLSVKGLNNDAGNAGSIIRASFLEVRAQALSTSSGRQVSLNAGKLIFRRVDDCASLANPQTLPTPELPSGVTLSAQGSNWNVCFVPRGTLQTSPIGPLTVMDGRGRTKTLTLYLTGSVILQ, from the coding sequence ATGACTTTTGCCGTCCACAAAAACCAAGGCTATACCATCTTTGAACTTCTGATCGTGATGGCCATTCTGGGAGTTTTGTTCTCCTTCGGGGTGCTGAGCGTCAAGGGCCTGAACAACGATGCTGGAAATGCAGGATCAATTATCAGGGCCAGCTTTCTGGAGGTCCGTGCTCAGGCCCTGAGTACCAGCAGTGGTCGGCAAGTTTCCCTGAACGCCGGCAAACTCATCTTCCGGCGGGTTGATGATTGCGCCAGTCTGGCCAATCCCCAGACCCTGCCCACTCCTGAATTGCCGAGTGGAGTCACCCTGAGTGCTCAAGGCTCCAATTGGAACGTTTGTTTCGTGCCGCGTGGCACGCTTCAGACTTCCCCCATTGGCCCCCTTACCGTCATGGATGGGCGGGGACGCACCAAAACCCTCACGCTCTATCTGACAGGAAGTGTGATTCTCCAGTGA
- the iscB gene encoding RNA-guided endonuclease IscB, translated as MPCTAKRARKMLEGGKAAVWRRYPFTVILKEASPNLSQPLALKLDPGSKTTGMALVLKGKTGKQCIWGAELAHRGMAIKLKLLARRSLRSARRNRKLRHRPARFLNRTKPAGWLPPSLMHRVLTIKSWAKRLDRLTPLDAFSMELVSFDTQKMMNPDIQREEYQKGTLFGTEVRAYLRQKWDDKCAYCGKKGEEVEHLVPRSRGGSNRINNLVWSCRKCNEEKDNLTLEEFLARKPAVLRKIQEQQKASLHDSAAVNATKYRLLDELKTFGYPVETGSGAQTSFNRTEQGYEKAHWIDAACVGDSGESVALRPLKPLKVACMGRGNRQVCGTNKYGFPIRHRTRQKVFFGFQTGDMVRAVVTTGKKVGTYIGRVSVRATGSFKLPQVDGIHHRFFITLHKGDGYGYSF; from the coding sequence ATGCCGTGTACGGCAAAACGGGCCAGGAAGATGCTGGAAGGCGGTAAGGCCGCTGTGTGGCGGCGTTATCCGTTCACAGTCATCCTGAAAGAAGCGTCTCCGAACCTCTCCCAACCCCTCGCCCTCAAGCTCGATCCTGGCTCCAAAACCACTGGTATGGCGCTCGTACTGAAAGGCAAGACGGGGAAGCAATGCATCTGGGGCGCGGAACTGGCGCACCGGGGTATGGCGATCAAGCTCAAACTACTCGCCCGCCGCTCACTGCGCTCAGCTCGCCGCAATCGCAAGCTGCGCCATCGCCCGGCCCGCTTCCTGAACCGCACCAAGCCTGCCGGGTGGTTGCCGCCATCCCTGATGCACCGCGTCCTCACCATCAAGTCGTGGGCGAAGCGGCTGGATCGCCTCACGCCGTTGGATGCCTTCTCGATGGAGCTGGTGTCGTTCGACACGCAGAAGATGATGAATCCTGACATCCAACGCGAGGAGTATCAGAAGGGAACGCTCTTCGGTACGGAGGTGCGGGCCTACCTGCGTCAAAAATGGGACGACAAGTGCGCCTACTGCGGGAAAAAAGGCGAAGAGGTCGAGCACCTTGTCCCCCGCTCTCGTGGCGGCTCCAATCGCATCAACAACCTCGTGTGGTCTTGCCGCAAGTGCAACGAGGAGAAGGACAACCTCACCCTGGAGGAGTTCCTAGCTAGGAAGCCCGCCGTCCTGCGAAAGATTCAGGAGCAGCAGAAGGCGTCCCTCCACGACTCGGCTGCCGTCAACGCCACCAAGTACCGCCTACTGGACGAACTCAAGACCTTCGGATACCCCGTAGAAACCGGGAGCGGCGCTCAGACCAGCTTCAACCGCACTGAGCAGGGCTACGAGAAAGCGCACTGGATTGATGCGGCCTGCGTTGGGGATTCGGGCGAGAGCGTTGCCCTCCGGCCCCTGAAGCCCCTGAAGGTCGCCTGCATGGGGCGCGGCAATCGTCAGGTGTGCGGCACAAATAAGTACGGCTTCCCGATTCGGCACCGGACGCGCCAGAAAGTGTTCTTTGGCTTTCAGACCGGAGACATGGTGCGGGCCGTGGTCACAACGGGCAAGAAGGTGGGGACGTACATCGGGCGGGTTTCTGTGCGGGCGACTGGCAGTTTCAAACTTCCGCAGGTGGACGGCATCCATCACCGCTTCTTCATAACGCTACACAAAGGAGATGGCTATGGCTACAGCTTCTAG